The following coding sequences lie in one Gemmatimonadota bacterium genomic window:
- a CDS encoding HPF/RaiA family ribosome-associated protein → MLVQFNSDRHIAGGEALADASETSVRGALGGFVEQITRVEIHVSDENGADKGGINDKSCRIEARLSGRPPIAVHAVADTVAKSVDGAADKLRHAVESIIGRSHQH, encoded by the coding sequence ATGCTCGTCCAGTTCAACAGCGATCGTCACATTGCCGGCGGCGAAGCCCTCGCCGACGCCTCCGAGACATCGGTGCGCGGCGCCCTCGGCGGATTCGTCGAACAGATCACCAGGGTGGAGATTCATGTCAGCGACGAGAACGGCGCCGACAAGGGTGGCATCAACGACAAGAGCTGCCGGATCGAGGCGCGGCTCAGTGGCCGCCCGCCGATTGCCGTGCACGCCGTCGCCGACACGGTGGCGAAGAGTGTCGACGGCGCCGCCGACAAGCTGCGCCATGCCGTCGAGAGCATCATCGGTCGCAGCCACCAGCACTGA